Proteins found in one Nitrospinota bacterium genomic segment:
- a CDS encoding YdeI/OmpD-associated family protein has protein sequence MKTKKGAKVPADLAMALKPKAGLLATFQRMKPSCQSEYVEWVESAIKPQTRAKRIASVIGKVSEWGSRHPAKPVAS, from the coding sequence ATGAAAACCAAAAAAGGCGCGAAAGTTCCCGCAGACCTTGCCATGGCGTTAAAACCAAAAGCCGGCCTGCTGGCCACTTTCCAGAGAATGAAACCTTCTTGCCAGTCCGAATACGTGGAGTGGGTTGAATCGGCCATCAAACCTCAGACCCGCGCAAAAAGGATCGCAAGTGTTATCGGAAAAGTTTCCGAATGGGGCTCAAGGCATCCGGCCAAACCGGTGGCGTCATGA
- the flhF gene encoding flagellar biosynthesis protein FlhF encodes MGNMQVKRYEAMDMGEALRMIKGDLGPEAVILTTRQLKKGNGAFGIFARPVIEVTAALPAAPKVKGRLSRSSIEMERPVGAMVDTRTILEGTAAVMEPLWDGLDDIRKYLAAIATKEESQNGGAGKIEDEVRELKSMIYHLLDQAAADKERHLGRSYLALSRILKDKGVATEYAQNLINEIKDNSRDGEPDLKTLIHVVATRMRDTLTFGGAITPPSQGEGKPRVVAFAGPTGVGKTTTIAKIAAKLSLEGAKVGLVTIDTFRVAAVEQLKIYAKILNIPLDVVLTPNDLGRSLHMYKGMDIVLIDTAGRSQRDLEQIDELRKFLEQNPAIESRLVLSAAASEKQMEETWKNFSSISLAGLVFTKLDEAASLGAVFNQQLKTGLPISYFTTGQRVPEDIEEATAKRLINGLFKP; translated from the coding sequence ATGGGCAACATGCAGGTAAAACGCTACGAGGCAATGGACATGGGCGAGGCCCTCCGCATGATAAAGGGGGACCTGGGGCCCGAAGCTGTGATCCTCACCACGCGGCAGTTGAAAAAGGGAAACGGCGCGTTCGGGATTTTCGCAAGGCCTGTGATCGAGGTCACAGCGGCGCTTCCCGCGGCTCCGAAGGTGAAAGGCCGGCTCAGCCGTTCGTCCATCGAAATGGAAAGGCCCGTCGGCGCCATGGTGGACACCAGGACCATACTGGAAGGGACCGCCGCGGTGATGGAGCCTTTATGGGACGGGCTGGATGATATCCGCAAGTACCTGGCGGCCATCGCCACCAAGGAAGAGAGCCAAAACGGCGGAGCCGGAAAGATCGAGGACGAAGTGCGCGAGCTTAAGTCCATGATCTACCATCTGCTCGACCAGGCGGCCGCCGACAAGGAACGCCACCTTGGCAGAAGCTATCTTGCCCTGTCGCGGATACTTAAAGACAAGGGGGTGGCCACCGAATACGCCCAGAACCTGATAAATGAAATAAAGGACAACTCGCGTGACGGCGAACCGGACCTTAAAACACTCATCCACGTCGTCGCCACCCGGATGCGCGACACTTTGACGTTCGGCGGCGCCATAACGCCACCTTCGCAAGGTGAGGGAAAACCCCGCGTGGTGGCTTTCGCCGGACCCACGGGAGTGGGCAAGACCACCACCATCGCCAAAATAGCCGCCAAACTTTCTCTGGAAGGGGCGAAGGTGGGGCTTGTGACAATTGACACGTTCCGCGTGGCGGCGGTGGAGCAATTGAAGATTTACGCGAAAATACTGAATATCCCGTTGGACGTAGTTTTGACGCCCAACGATTTGGGCCGATCTTTGCATATGTACAAGGGGATGGACATCGTATTAATTGACACCGCCGGAAGGTCGCAAAGGGATTTGGAGCAGATAGACGAATTGCGCAAATTTCTGGAACAGAATCCGGCAATCGAGTCGCGGCTGGTGCTTTCGGCGGCCGCTTCCGAAAAGCAGATGGAGGAGACGTGGAAAAACTTCTCTTCGATATCTCTGGCGGGGCTGGTGTTCACCAAGCTCGACGAGGCGGCAAGCCTGGGCGCGGTGTTCAACCAGCAGTTGAAAACAGGGCTTCCGATATCGTATTTCACCACCGGGCAGCGCGTTCCGGAGGACATAGAGGAAGCCACGGCGAAAAGGTTGATAAACGGGCTTTTCAAGCCTTAA
- a CDS encoding helix-hairpin-helix domain-containing protein, with the protein MKEKSLRELRRIPGVGKSIAEDLYAMGVRKVADLKGKNPEKLYSKLCGQMGFRVDRCMLYVFRCAVYFASHEKHDQELLKWWNWKDKN; encoded by the coding sequence ATGAAAGAAAAATCATTGCGTGAGTTAAGGCGCATACCAGGCGTCGGCAAAAGCATCGCGGAAGATTTATACGCAATGGGGGTCCGCAAGGTGGCCGACCTTAAAGGCAAAAATCCGGAAAAGCTTTATTCAAAATTGTGCGGGCAAATGGGATTCCGTGTGGACCGGTGCATGCTGTACGTTTTCAGGTGCGCGGTATATTTCGCGTCGCACGAAAAACACGATCAGGAACTTTTGAAGTGGTGGAACTGGAAGGATAAAAACTAG
- a CDS encoding FliA/WhiG family RNA polymerase sigma factor, producing MKKNFYSAPPVGGVKLGTPEADKLILEYSPLIKYIAHRLAVRLPPHVELDDLMSSGVIGLIDAIEKFNPDKDTQFKTYAEIRIRGAMLDELRSQDWVPRSVRQKASSLAQVYAKLEQELGRPAEDDEVAKSMNISMEEFYDLLHQAAGQAILSIEDLGGVDKDGEKRDIMEVLAGTKETDPATLARIEEIRTIIAKAIDLLPEKERLLVSLYYYEELTMKEIGEVLGITESRVSQIHTKAVIRLRSKLLKFIHDRDDLDMEDE from the coding sequence ATGAAGAAGAACTTTTACTCCGCGCCTCCCGTAGGGGGGGTCAAGCTTGGCACGCCAGAGGCGGACAAGCTGATTTTGGAGTATTCACCCCTCATCAAATACATAGCGCACAGGCTGGCCGTCCGCCTCCCTCCGCATGTGGAGCTGGACGACTTGATGAGCTCCGGGGTCATAGGGCTTATCGACGCCATAGAAAAATTCAACCCGGACAAGGACACGCAGTTCAAGACATACGCCGAAATACGCATCCGCGGCGCTATGCTGGACGAACTGCGCTCGCAGGATTGGGTCCCGCGCTCCGTGCGCCAGAAAGCATCTTCGCTGGCTCAGGTTTACGCGAAGCTGGAGCAGGAACTTGGCCGCCCGGCGGAAGATGACGAAGTTGCCAAGTCCATGAACATATCCATGGAAGAGTTTTACGACCTTCTGCACCAGGCCGCCGGCCAGGCGATTCTTTCCATCGAAGACCTGGGGGGTGTGGACAAGGACGGCGAAAAGCGGGACATCATGGAAGTTCTCGCCGGTACGAAAGAGACCGACCCGGCCACGCTGGCCCGCATAGAGGAAATCCGCACCATCATCGCCAAGGCGATAGACCTGTTGCCGGAAAAAGAACGCCTGCTCGTTTCTCTGTATTACTACGAAGAACTGACGATGAAGGAAATCGGCGAGGTGCTTGGGATCACGGAATCCCGTGTATCGCAGATACACACCAAGGCGGTGATCCGCCTGCGGTCCAAGCTATTGAAATTCATACATGACAGGGATGACCTGGACATGGAGGATGAGTAA
- the flhA gene encoding flagellar biosynthesis protein FlhA → MAATAESRMKAVSSNADIGLAIGIVGVLIVMVIPIPSILLDFLLAGSITTALVILLVAVYLKSPLDFSVFPSMLLVTTIYRLSLNVATTRLVLLHGNEGTEAAGKVIEAFGQFVVGGNYVVGIVIFVILVIINYKVITSGSTRTAEVAARFTLDAMPGKQMSIDADLNAGLITEPEARGRRKALEDEANFYGAMDGALKFVRGDAVAGIIIAVVNITAGFAIGVLQQGMTISDAAQVYTILTIGDGLVSQLPTLLISTASGIVVTRAVSSSNLGQELVEQIMVNPRAFAIASGFLLLLAVVPGMPTLAFIGLGGVAGLMSYTQFQVETTAKDTEKKDAEKAAAAPAPEKVEALLPLDTLELEIGYELIPLVDTSQDGELLERIKSLRRQFALEMGIIVPPMHIRDNLQLKSNEYSILVKGVEVARGELWMNHYLAIDPGTGVTKAPGVETVDPTFGMPALWVTEANKERARMNGYTVVDTATVITTHIKEIIRKGLNELLGRQETQNLIDTFKETNPKVVEELIPSMLSLGQVQKVLQNLLREQVSIRDLHTILETLADWASVTKDTDVLTEYVRAALARQICKALRSPDGTLSVVTLDPSLEETVAKSIKRTEHGSYLALDPILAQKLVDGLRGQINKFDMVNANPSVLSGPATRMHLRRLTERFIPNLNVLSHNEISMDTKLSNLAIVKV, encoded by the coding sequence ATGGCTGCAACGGCGGAATCGAGGATGAAGGCCGTTTCCTCAAACGCGGACATAGGCCTTGCCATAGGCATTGTCGGCGTATTGATAGTGATGGTCATCCCCATCCCTTCGATACTGCTGGACTTTTTGCTGGCCGGGTCCATAACCACCGCCCTTGTCATTCTCCTTGTGGCCGTTTACCTTAAGAGCCCGCTGGACTTCTCCGTTTTCCCGTCCATGCTTCTTGTCACCACCATATACAGGCTGTCGCTCAACGTGGCCACCACAAGGCTTGTCCTGCTTCACGGAAACGAAGGAACGGAAGCGGCCGGAAAGGTGATCGAGGCCTTCGGCCAATTCGTCGTGGGCGGCAACTATGTCGTGGGCATAGTCATATTCGTTATCCTTGTCATCATCAATTACAAGGTCATAACCTCCGGCTCCACCCGCACGGCGGAAGTGGCGGCCCGGTTCACCTTGGACGCGATGCCCGGCAAGCAGATGAGCATAGACGCCGACCTTAACGCGGGGCTTATCACAGAACCTGAGGCCAGGGGCAGGCGCAAGGCGCTAGAGGACGAGGCCAACTTCTACGGGGCCATGGACGGCGCACTGAAATTCGTGCGCGGCGACGCCGTGGCCGGCATCATCATCGCCGTTGTGAACATCACGGCCGGGTTTGCCATCGGCGTCCTGCAGCAGGGGATGACAATCTCCGACGCCGCCCAGGTTTACACCATACTGACCATCGGCGACGGCTTGGTGTCCCAGCTACCCACCCTGCTCATATCCACAGCCTCCGGCATAGTGGTGACAAGGGCTGTCAGCTCCTCGAACCTGGGCCAGGAGTTGGTCGAGCAGATCATGGTCAATCCGAGGGCCTTTGCGATCGCCTCCGGATTCTTGCTTCTGCTGGCGGTGGTTCCGGGGATGCCGACCCTGGCGTTCATCGGCCTTGGGGGCGTGGCGGGGCTTATGTCGTACACACAATTCCAGGTGGAAACCACCGCCAAGGACACGGAAAAGAAAGACGCGGAAAAAGCCGCCGCCGCCCCGGCTCCGGAGAAGGTGGAAGCGCTCCTTCCGCTGGACACTCTGGAGCTGGAGATCGGCTACGAACTTATACCGCTGGTGGACACTTCGCAGGATGGCGAGCTTCTGGAACGGATAAAGTCGCTGCGGCGGCAATTCGCGCTGGAGATGGGAATCATCGTCCCCCCCATGCATATCCGGGACAACCTGCAGTTAAAGTCCAACGAGTACTCCATCCTGGTAAAGGGGGTGGAAGTGGCGCGCGGCGAGCTGTGGATGAACCATTACCTGGCCATAGACCCGGGCACCGGCGTCACAAAGGCTCCGGGGGTGGAGACTGTGGACCCGACCTTCGGCATGCCCGCGCTGTGGGTGACCGAAGCGAACAAGGAAAGGGCCAGGATGAACGGCTACACGGTGGTGGACACGGCGACTGTCATCACCACGCACATAAAGGAAATCATACGCAAGGGGCTAAACGAGCTTCTGGGCAGGCAGGAGACCCAGAACCTAATCGACACCTTCAAGGAGACCAACCCGAAGGTGGTGGAAGAGCTCATCCCTTCCATGCTTTCCCTCGGCCAGGTGCAGAAAGTGCTCCAGAACCTTCTGCGCGAGCAGGTTTCGATCCGCGACCTGCATACGATCCTCGAAACGCTGGCGGACTGGGCTTCCGTCACCAAGGACACGGACGTGCTCACCGAATACGTGCGCGCCGCCCTGGCCAGGCAGATATGCAAGGCGCTGCGTTCGCCTGACGGGACGCTGTCGGTGGTCACGCTCGACCCGTCGCTGGAAGAGACCGTGGCAAAGTCGATCAAGCGGACCGAGCACGGGTCCTACCTGGCGCTCGATCCGATACTGGCGCAGAAGCTTGTGGACGGGCTGCGGGGGCAGATCAACAAGTTTGATATGGTCAACGCCAATCCGTCCGTCCTGTCCGGCCCGGCGACGCGCATGCATCTGCGGCGGCTGACGGAGCGGTTCATCCCGAACCTCAACGTTCTTTCACATAACGAGATTTCGATGGACACTAAGCTTTCAAACCTTGCGATCGTAAAGGTGTGA
- the flhB gene encoding flagellar biosynthesis protein FlhB — protein MAAEDQDSRTEDPTQRKIDKAREKGSVAKSMEVNTIIILGTGIIYFTFFGIGFMNNILQLWREYFAASAQYTLTEDSALHLADFTLRQLFYILAPLLFSVAVASIAANYWQNDGFLFSFEPLMPKLNKLNPLNGMKRFVSVEGFINLAKSLAKLAVVGTAVYLAMAGQWQNVAAFMELPVEQTLQMIGHEAFILFSKVAFALAFIAGADYTYQKYQYTKNLKMTKQEVKDERKDMEGNPEIKAKIKQKQFEFFRRRMMAEVPKAEVIITNPTHLSIALRYNRMSDPAPVVIAKGAGLIALKIREVAKENNIPIMENKPLAQTLFKTVDMGDVIPETLYKAVAEILAYVYKIKRKAM, from the coding sequence GTGGCGGCTGAAGACCAGGATTCACGAACAGAGGACCCTACCCAGCGGAAAATAGATAAGGCCCGGGAAAAGGGCTCCGTGGCCAAGAGCATGGAGGTGAACACCATAATAATCCTCGGGACGGGGATTATTTACTTCACTTTCTTCGGAATTGGCTTTATGAACAACATACTCCAGCTGTGGAGGGAGTACTTCGCCGCGTCCGCCCAATACACGCTCACCGAGGACTCCGCCCTCCACCTGGCCGATTTCACGCTTCGCCAGCTTTTCTACATCCTGGCGCCGCTCCTGTTTTCCGTGGCCGTGGCGAGCATCGCGGCCAACTACTGGCAGAACGACGGCTTTCTTTTCTCCTTCGAGCCTCTTATGCCAAAGCTCAACAAGCTTAATCCCCTCAATGGAATGAAAAGATTCGTTTCCGTGGAAGGGTTCATAAATCTGGCCAAGTCGCTGGCCAAGCTTGCCGTTGTGGGCACGGCCGTTTATTTGGCGATGGCCGGCCAGTGGCAGAATGTGGCCGCGTTCATGGAATTGCCCGTGGAACAGACTCTCCAGATGATAGGCCACGAAGCCTTCATACTGTTCAGCAAGGTTGCCTTCGCCCTGGCTTTCATTGCGGGCGCCGATTACACCTACCAGAAATACCAGTACACCAAAAACCTGAAAATGACCAAGCAGGAAGTCAAAGACGAACGCAAGGACATGGAAGGCAACCCGGAGATAAAGGCCAAGATAAAGCAGAAACAATTCGAATTCTTCCGCAGGCGCATGATGGCCGAAGTGCCCAAGGCGGAGGTCATAATCACTAACCCCACCCATCTCTCCATCGCCCTGCGCTATAACCGGATGAGCGATCCCGCTCCAGTGGTAATAGCCAAGGGGGCCGGCCTGATAGCGCTGAAAATCCGGGAGGTCGCAAAAGAAAATAACATTCCCATCATGGAAAACAAGCCGTTGGCACAAACATTGTTTAAGACAGTGGATATGGGAGACGTAATACCGGAAACACTGTACAAAGCAGTGGCCGAAATTCTGGCTTACGTCTATAAGATTAAGAGAAAGGCAATGTAA
- a CDS encoding MinD/ParA family protein has translation MAVASGKGGVGKTNTVANIAFALRGLGKRVLVFDADMGLGNIHILLGMAPKYNIQHVISGEKTMQEIIIKGPGGVDVLPAGSGHRKYSELNGEEMLVLKAELEALEDSYDYILFDIGAGISANVMYFCSAASEVAVLTNTEPTSFADAYALMKILSRDYGQKDFKLIVNSVAGKRDAQIVHDRLERVADRFNLNIRIELLGYIHQDESVPKAVREQRLFADRYPGCKAAECVRDIARKLSEEAVETFGVGWEKVFAV, from the coding sequence ATGGCTGTGGCGTCGGGTAAAGGGGGCGTGGGCAAGACCAACACGGTGGCCAACATCGCCTTCGCATTAAGAGGACTTGGCAAAAGAGTCCTTGTTTTTGACGCGGACATGGGCCTTGGCAACATACATATCCTGCTGGGCATGGCGCCAAAATATAATATCCAGCACGTCATCTCCGGCGAGAAGACCATGCAGGAGATCATAATCAAGGGCCCCGGCGGGGTGGATGTCCTGCCTGCAGGCTCCGGCCATCGCAAGTATAGCGAGCTTAACGGCGAGGAAATGCTCGTCCTCAAAGCGGAGCTTGAAGCGCTCGAAGACAGCTACGACTACATACTTTTTGACATCGGCGCCGGAATCTCGGCCAATGTCATGTATTTCTGCTCCGCCGCCAGCGAAGTGGCGGTGCTGACAAACACCGAGCCGACCTCCTTCGCAGACGCCTATGCGTTGATGAAGATACTCTCCCGCGATTACGGCCAGAAGGACTTCAAACTGATCGTCAACAGCGTGGCGGGAAAGCGGGACGCGCAGATCGTCCACGACAGGCTCGAACGGGTGGCCGACCGGTTCAACCTGAACATCAGGATCGAGCTTTTAGGCTATATACATCAGGATGAAAGCGTGCCCAAGGCTGTGCGCGAGCAGCGCCTTTTCGCCGACCGTTATCCGGGTTGCAAGGCGGCCGAGTGCGTGCGCGACATCGCCAGAAAACTGTCGGAAGAGGCGGTGGAGACCTTTGGCGTGGGCTGGGAGAAGGTGTTTGCGGTATGA